A region of Vigna radiata var. radiata cultivar VC1973A chromosome 10, Vradiata_ver6, whole genome shotgun sequence DNA encodes the following proteins:
- the LOC111240531 gene encoding probable glycosyltransferase At3g07620, whose amino-acid sequence MSPFRERSISLANFPEVRNRPRGSCGSVHLATTACIIANIIYMLVLFFYSKQLHSPLRQRAFSLDSSVYHSPEEAFCLDYEQMEEEFKVFVYPDGDPETYFHTPRKLTGKYASEGYFFKNIRESRFVTDDPRRAHLFFLPISCHKMRGRVCPFFSIRH is encoded by the exons ATGTCACCTTTCCGAGAAAGATCAATTTCCCTTGCAAACTTTCCGGAGGTCAGAAACCGCCCCCGCGGCTCTTGCGGCTCCGTACACCTCGCCACCACCGCGTGCATAATCGCCAACATCATCTATATGCTCGTGCTCTTCTTCTACTCCAAGCAACTACATTCTCCCCTCCGCCAG CGCGCCTTCTCGTTGGATTCCAGCGTGTACCACTCTCCTGAGGAAGCTTTCTGCTTAGACTACGAGCAGATGGAGGAGGAATTCAAGGTGTTCGTGTATCCGGATGGAGATCCTGAAACGTATTTTCACACGCCAAGGAAACTCACCGGCAAATACGCCAGCGAAGGATACTTCTTCAAGAACATCAGGGAGAGCCGATTTGTCACCGACGATCCGCGCCGAGCTCACCTCTTCTTCCTCCCTATTTCTTGCCACAAAATGCGAGGCAGAGTATGTCCTTTTTTTTCGATTCGACACTAG
- the LOC106774982 gene encoding probable glycosyltransferase At5g03795: MIDEVKKYVEYVKFKYPYWNRTLGADHFFVTCHDIGVKATKGVPHLMKNSIRVVCSSRYDDDDYIPHKDVTLPQVQLPFFHPPGGNDFKNRNTLAFWAGLSDSTLKDNLKAIWDNDTELDIQNNRIDFRSTGQVVFMERLYKSKFCLCPHGPIGSSRISDSIHFGCVPVIMSNYYDLPFNDILDWRKFSVILKETDVYRLKDILKSISAKHFMILNQNLVKIQKHFNWNTPPVRLDAFHMVMYELWLRRHLIRY, translated from the exons ATGATTGATGAAGTAAAGAAGTATGTAGAGTACGTAAAATTTAAGTACCCTTACTGGAACAGAACCTTGGGTGCTGATCATTTTTTTGTGACTTGCCACGACATCGGAGTCAAGGCTACTAAAGGAGTTCCACATCTGATGAAAAATTCTATTAGAGTGGTTTGTTCATCACGTTATGACGACGATGATTATATTCCACACAAGGATGTTACCCTACCACAAGTACAGCTACCATTTTTTCACCCTCCAGGAGGGAATGACTTCAAGAATAG GAACACGCTTGCTTTCTGGGCTGGTCTTTCTGACTCAACATTGAAAGATAATCTAAAAGCTATCTGGGACAATGATACTGAACTAGACATCCAGAATAACAGAATTGATTTTAGATCGACTGGACAAGTGGTATTCATGGAGAGACTTTATAAATCCAAGTTTTGTTTGTGCCCTCATGGGCCTATCGGCAGCAGTCGTATCTCGGACTCGATCCACTTTGGGTGTGTACCAG TTATCATGTCAAACTATTATGACTTGCCTTTTAATGATATTCTGGATTGGAGGAAATTCTCTGTTATACTGAAGGAGACTGACGTTTATCGGCTCAAAGATATTCTCAAAAGCATATCTGCGAAACATTTCATGATATTGAATCAGAACTTAGTAAAG ATCCAAAAGCATTTCAATTGGAATACACCTCCTGTCAGACTAGATGCATTTCATATGGTCATGTATGAACTCTGGCTACGCCGCCACCTGATTAGGTACTGA